Proteins encoded by one window of Xenopus tropicalis strain Nigerian chromosome 6, UCB_Xtro_10.0, whole genome shotgun sequence:
- the lrrc3b gene encoding leucine-rich repeat-containing protein 3B has product MNLVDLWLTRSLSMCLLLQSFVLMILCFHSASMCPKGCICSHTGGLNVSCSNANLKEIPRDIPPETVLLYLDSNQITSIPNEIFKDLHQLKVLNLSKNGIEFIDEHSFKGVAETLQTLDLSDNQIKSVHKNAFSNLKGRARIANNPWHCDCTLQQVLRSMSSNHETASNVICKTSVLDEHAGRAFFTNANDADLCNLHKKTTDYAMLVTMFGWFTMVISYVVYYVRQNQEDARRHLEYLKSLPSRQKKPDEADDISTVV; this is encoded by the coding sequence ATGAATTTGGTAGACCTCTGGCTAACACGCTCCCTCTCCATGTGTCTGCTCTTACAAAGCTTTGTTCTAATGATACTGTGCTTTCATTCTGCCAGTATGTGTCCCAAAGGCTGCATTTGCTCTCATACAGGAGGCTTAAATGTCAGTTGCAGTAACGCAAATCTCAAGGAAATACCTAGAGACATTCCTCCCGAAACGGTTTTACTCTACCTTGACTCCAATCAAATAACCTCAATCCCCAATGAAATTTTTAAGGATCTCCATCAACTTAAAGTTCTCAACTTATCAAAGAATGGAATTGAATTTATAGACGAACACTCTTTTAAAGGTGTAGCTGAAACACTGCAGACTTTGGACCTGTCAGACAATCAGATTAAGAGTGTTCATAAAAATGCTTTCAGTAACTTGAAGGGAAGGGCGAGGATTGCAAACAACCCCTGGCATTGTGACTGTACCCTACAGCAAGTTCTGAGGAGCATGTCTTCAAACCACGAGACAGCGAGTAATGTCATCTGCAAAACCTCTGTACTGGATGAACATGCTGGACGGGCTTTCTTTACTAACGCTAATGACGCAGACCTTTGCAATCTTCACAAAAAGACAACTGATTATGCCATGTTGGTCACTATGTTTGGCTGGTTCACCATGGTGATATCTTATGTGGTATACTATGTACGGCAAAATCAGGAGGATGCACGAAGGCATCTTGAATACTTGAAATCCCTGCCAAGTAGGCAAAAAAAACCTGATGAAGCTGACGACATTAGCACTGTGGTATAG